The following are encoded together in the Euzebyales bacterium genome:
- a CDS encoding nucleotidyltransferase domain-containing protein, whose protein sequence is MDLPIDLDRVRATLRAHGVTFALVFGSHATGRARGESDVDLAVWSDRPLDDWTLRGELPDAVDLVDLRTAPQDLAGRVALEGHVVLDDDPRTRIRWQADTRKRHLDEAFRREQFRRDFVRAHG, encoded by the coding sequence ATGGATCTGCCGATCGACCTGGACCGCGTCCGCGCGACGCTGCGGGCGCACGGCGTCACCTTCGCGCTGGTGTTCGGCAGCCACGCCACCGGCCGCGCGCGGGGGGAGTCCGACGTCGATCTGGCGGTCTGGTCAGACCGACCACTGGACGACTGGACCCTGCGTGGTGAGCTGCCGGACGCCGTGGATCTGGTCGACCTGCGCACGGCACCGCAGGACCTGGCGGGCCGGGTGGCGCTCGAGGGTCATGTGGTGCTCGACGACGACCCGCGCACACGGATCCGCTGGCAGGCGGACACCCGCAAGCGCCACCTCGACGAAGCCTTCCGCCGCGAGCAGTTCAGACGCGACTTCGTCCGCGCCCATGGTTGA